The following proteins are co-located in the Patescibacteria group bacterium genome:
- the rpmE gene encoding 50S ribosomal protein L31 — protein sequence MKADIHPTYFENAVIACACGANYKTGSTQERIDIELCAACHPFFTGKQKIVDAARRVEKFATRSTEKAASVKTSADKTAEKAARSKAKATKKAARDTSIKTAR from the coding sequence ATGAAAGCCGATATCCACCCAACGTATTTTGAGAACGCCGTAATCGCTTGCGCTTGCGGAGCTAACTATAAGACCGGTTCTACCCAGGAACGGATCGATATTGAATTGTGCGCCGCTTGTCACCCATTCTTCACCGGTAAGCAGAAGATTGTAGATGCTGCTCGCCGTGTGGAAAAGTTTGCTACTCGTTCTACTGAGAAGGCTGCTTCCGTAAAAACCTCAGCTGACAAGACCGCTGAAAAGGCCGCTCGCTCCAAAGCCAAGGCCACTAAGAAAGCTGCCCGCGATACTTCCATTAAAACAGCACGTTAG